The following proteins come from a genomic window of Montipora foliosa isolate CH-2021 chromosome 2, ASM3666993v2, whole genome shotgun sequence:
- the LOC137991726 gene encoding uncharacterized protein, whose amino-acid sequence MPHFCCAGECENSSDKRPDISFHGLPLDNKALLKTWITKMRRNPNYFNVNKHVKICSEHFSPEDFIIPDAKKRRLKRDAVPSIFAWSEESPEPVARSAVEKLNTSRQEEEEATDTASEGEGEETLTLSGLTLTSRKTQTQEDDFCDEITDISHRIPCLHTFSVYHLLSKCTTLSKEEKLFTHFTGFNSYVDFMNVLKFLLPNLDRKNLIYWDSEAGKSSVIDIEKLFDEGETEGENDGFERESTMTRPSAHKLSVEDEFLIFLMKLRMGLSNIDLAERFCVSESTVNNVNLTWVNFVYIVIGSLKIWPHRDIIIKHSPEEFIQNYPNNIVIVDATELKLQVPSSLQKHSESYSTYKSHTTFKSLIGVDPNGGIMFVSQLFEGSISDKQIVQRSGFLETVKQKVQCGELKEGDAIMADKGFDIGDDLAKVKLRLNIPPFLRDKVGFEEHDVIKTQTIARHRIHVERAIGKVRRFKIFHSVIPVSMFGSINQIWSVACFLSNFLNPVLSEDEISPNT is encoded by the coding sequence ATGCCGCACTTTTGCTGCGCTGGAGAATGCGAAAATAGCTCTGATAAACGTCCAGATATTTCTTTCCACGGGCTTCCTCTCGATAACAAGGCTTTATTGAAGACATGGATCACGAAAATGCGAAGAAATCCCAATTATTTTAATGTAAACAAGCATGTGAAGATTTGCAGCGAGCACTTCAGCCCTGAGGATTTTATCATTCCTGACGCGAAAAAACGCAGATTAAAACGCGACGCAGTCCCTTCAATATTCGCTTGGAGTGAAGAAAGTCCAGAACCTGTGGCAAGGTCTGCGGTAGAAAAGCTGAACACTAGTAGGcaagaggaagaagaagcgaCTGACACGGCATCTGAGGGCGAAGGTGAGGAAACTTTAACTCTGTCTGGGCTAACTTTGACTTCACGCAAGACTCAAACGCAAGAGGATGATTTCTGCGATGAAATAACGGATATATCTCACAGGATACCATGTCTACATACCTTTTCTGTTTACCATTTGCTATCAAAGTGCACTACGCTCTCCAAGGAAGAGAAGCTTTTCACACatttcactggtttcaattcCTACGTTGACTTCATGAACGTACTTAAATTTCTATTGCCCAATCTTGACCGAAAAAATTTGATTTACTGGGATAGCGAAGCTGGAAAATCAAGCGTGATAGACATTGAAAAACTGTTCGACGAAGGTGAAACTGAAGGAGAGAATGATGGCTTTGAAAGGGAATCAACAATGACAAGACCCTCTGCACACAAGCTTTCAGTGGAGGATGAATTTCTTATATTTCTGATGAAGCTGAGAATGGGATTGTCCAACATTGATTTAGCAGAGAGGTTTTGTGTATCCGAGAGTACTGTCAATAACGTTAATCTTACCTGGGTTAATTTTGTGTACATTGTAATTGGCAGTCTCAAAATATGGCCACATAGAGATATAATTATAAAACATTCTCCGGAGGAATTTATCCAGAATTATCCCAACAATATTGTGATTGTAGATGCGACTGAACTGAAACTCCAAGTCCCTAGTTCATTACAAAAGCACAGTGAGAGTTACAGTACTTACAAGTCCCACACAACTTTTAAGTCTCTCATAGGAGTGGATCCTAATGGAGGCATTATGTTTGTGTCTCAGTTATTCGAGGGTTCCATTTCTGACAAACAAATAGTGCAGAGGTCAGGGTTTCTGGAAACTGTGAAACAGAAAGTACAATGTGGAGAACTAAAAGAAGGAGATGCCATCATGGCAGACAAAGGTTTTGACATTGGTGATGATCTTGCAAAAGTGAAATTGAGATTGAATATTCCTCCTTTCTTGAGGGACAAAGTGGGATTTGAAGAGCATGATGTAATCAAGACGCAGACAATAGCACGGCATCGCATTCATGTCGAAC